The Hymenobacter oligotrophus genome has a window encoding:
- a CDS encoding c-type cytochrome, with the protein MASIKLIIATLGLLTVGATPTAAQQKPAAKAKSTASKAKLAGAAVSAAMLAAGKTVYTQNCLTCHMADGGGVETMNPPLSKTTWVLGDKTRLVKVVLNGLEDVEIDGEEYRNVMPAQPHLTDQQIADVLTYVRNSFGNKASAVTPAEVKAIRAANKK; encoded by the coding sequence ATGGCTTCTATCAAGCTGATTATTGCGACCCTAGGTCTGCTGACAGTAGGTGCTACCCCGACAGCCGCCCAACAAAAACCGGCCGCGAAGGCCAAGTCAACCGCCTCCAAAGCCAAACTCGCCGGGGCAGCTGTTTCGGCAGCCATGCTGGCCGCCGGCAAAACGGTGTACACCCAAAACTGCCTCACTTGCCACATGGCCGATGGGGGCGGGGTGGAGACCATGAACCCGCCGCTGAGCAAAACCACTTGGGTGCTGGGCGACAAAACCCGCTTGGTAAAAGTGGTACTCAACGGCCTCGAAGACGTGGAAATCGACGGCGAAGAGTACCGCAACGTAATGCCCGCGCAGCCCCACCTCACCGACCAGCAAATTGCCGACGTGCTGACGTACGTGCGCAACAGCTTCGGCAACAAAGCATCGGCCGTAACGCCCGCCGAGGTTAAAGCCATCCGGGCTGCGAATAAGAAGTAG
- a CDS encoding PQQ-dependent sugar dehydrogenase translates to MKNAVSRYLLLPAAVVGSLSLFALRPEERVVPDADNAGLKLPAGFGALVVAETGGRARHIATTPEGTMFVKLNRPNASGNGILMLRPGTGGKAEVASGFGKYGGTGIAVKNGYLYASSDQEVFRYKLDDKGQVTNPDKPEKIVTGLINRRQHESKSIALDNDGNLYVNIGAYSNSCQERDRQRGSLGRPNCPMLDSAGGIWQFRADKLNQSYGSGTRYVTGLRNVVGLDWSPQANQLFVMQHGRDQLHDIFPAMYDTKQSAELPAECMYALKKGDNAGWPYMYYDGLQKKKMQAPEYGGDGKKEATGNFIDPVAAYPAHTAPNALLFYTGTMFPEKYRNGAFIAFHGSWNRAPEPQKGYYVVFQPFKDGKPSGDWEVFADNFAGDAAKAAAGRPDHKPCGLAQGPDGSLYITDDKKGTVYRIVYNKK, encoded by the coding sequence ATGAAAAACGCTGTTTCGCGTTACCTGCTGCTGCCTGCGGCGGTGGTCGGGAGCCTGTCCTTGTTTGCGCTCCGGCCCGAGGAGCGCGTAGTGCCCGACGCCGACAACGCGGGTCTGAAATTGCCGGCCGGCTTTGGCGCGCTGGTAGTGGCCGAAACCGGTGGCCGCGCCCGGCATATTGCCACTACGCCAGAGGGCACCATGTTTGTTAAGCTGAACCGACCCAATGCCTCCGGCAACGGCATTCTGATGTTGCGCCCCGGCACCGGTGGCAAAGCCGAAGTAGCCAGCGGTTTTGGCAAGTACGGGGGCACGGGTATCGCCGTGAAAAACGGTTACCTCTATGCCTCTTCCGATCAGGAAGTATTCCGCTACAAGCTGGACGACAAGGGTCAGGTAACCAACCCCGACAAGCCCGAGAAGATTGTAACGGGCCTGATTAACCGCCGCCAGCACGAAAGCAAATCCATTGCCCTCGACAACGACGGCAACCTGTACGTGAATATCGGCGCGTACTCCAACTCGTGCCAGGAGCGCGACCGGCAGCGCGGCTCCCTAGGTCGGCCCAACTGCCCCATGCTCGATTCGGCCGGGGGCATCTGGCAGTTTCGGGCCGATAAGCTGAACCAGAGCTACGGCAGCGGCACGCGCTACGTTACCGGCCTGCGCAACGTGGTGGGCCTCGACTGGAGCCCGCAAGCCAACCAGCTGTTTGTAATGCAGCACGGCCGCGACCAGTTGCACGACATCTTCCCGGCCATGTACGACACCAAGCAGTCGGCCGAACTGCCGGCCGAGTGCATGTACGCGCTGAAGAAGGGCGACAACGCCGGCTGGCCCTATATGTACTACGACGGCTTGCAGAAGAAGAAAATGCAAGCGCCCGAGTACGGCGGCGACGGCAAGAAGGAAGCCACCGGCAACTTCATCGACCCGGTGGCAGCTTATCCGGCCCACACCGCACCCAATGCGCTGCTGTTTTACACCGGTACTATGTTCCCCGAAAAGTATCGGAACGGGGCCTTTATTGCCTTTCACGGCTCCTGGAACCGCGCCCCTGAGCCGCAGAAGGGTTACTACGTAGTGTTTCAGCCTTTCAAAGACGGGAAACCTTCCGGCGATTGGGAAGTATTTGCTGACAATTTTGCGGGCGACGCCGCCAAAGCCGCTGCCGGCCGCCCCGACCACAAACCCTGCGGCTTGGCCCAAGGCCCCGACGGCTCCCTCTACATCACCGATGATAAGAAGGGCACCGTCTACCGCATCGTGTACAACAAAAAGTAA
- a CDS encoding sigma-54-dependent transcriptional regulator, which yields MPRILIIDDEKAIRYTLKEILEFENYTVDQAEDGPAGLDMLIKDKYDVVLCDVKMPKMDGLEVLERAQKISPDTAFIMVSAHGNIEMAVDATKKGAFDFIPKPPDLNRLLVTVRNALDRTKLVTETKTLKKKIAKNSEMVGDSAALESVRKAITKVAPTDARVLITGPNGAGKEMVARQIHEQSNRANGPLIEVNCAAIPSELIESELFGHEKGSFTSAVKQRIGKFEQADGGTLFLDEIGDMSLSAQAKVLRALQENKITRVGGEKEISVNVRVLAATNKNLLQEIADRNFREDLYHRLSVILIQVPALNDRREDIPALAEKFLADIANDYGNKPKRFAPDAMQYLQSLDWRGNIRELRNVVERLVIMGGDPISEDDARSFSGK from the coding sequence ATGCCCCGCATCCTCATCATCGACGACGAAAAAGCCATTCGCTACACGCTCAAGGAAATCCTGGAGTTTGAGAACTACACCGTCGATCAGGCTGAAGACGGACCCGCGGGCTTGGATATGCTCATCAAGGACAAATACGACGTGGTGCTCTGCGACGTGAAGATGCCCAAGATGGACGGACTCGAGGTGCTGGAACGTGCCCAGAAAATTTCGCCCGACACGGCCTTTATCATGGTTTCGGCCCACGGCAATATTGAAATGGCCGTGGACGCCACCAAAAAAGGCGCATTCGATTTTATTCCGAAGCCGCCCGACCTCAACCGCCTACTCGTAACCGTGCGCAATGCCCTCGACCGCACCAAGCTGGTTACCGAAACCAAAACGCTGAAGAAGAAAATCGCCAAGAACTCCGAGATGGTGGGCGACTCGGCGGCGTTGGAGAGCGTGCGCAAGGCCATTACCAAAGTAGCCCCCACCGATGCCCGCGTGTTGATTACCGGCCCCAACGGCGCCGGTAAGGAAATGGTAGCCCGCCAGATACACGAGCAAAGCAACCGCGCCAACGGCCCGCTGATTGAAGTGAACTGCGCCGCTATTCCGTCGGAGCTGATTGAATCGGAGTTGTTTGGCCACGAGAAAGGCTCGTTTACATCGGCCGTAAAGCAGCGCATCGGCAAATTTGAGCAGGCCGATGGCGGCACGCTGTTCCTCGACGAAATCGGCGACATGAGCCTGTCGGCCCAAGCCAAGGTGCTGCGCGCCCTGCAGGAAAACAAAATAACCCGCGTGGGCGGCGAGAAGGAAATTTCGGTGAACGTGCGCGTGCTGGCGGCCACCAACAAAAACCTGCTGCAGGAAATAGCCGACCGCAACTTCCGCGAAGACTTATATCACCGCCTGTCGGTAATCCTGATTCAGGTGCCGGCCCTGAACGACCGCCGCGAGGACATTCCGGCGCTGGCCGAGAAGTTTCTGGCTGACATTGCCAACGATTACGGCAACAAGCCCAAGCGCTTCGCCCCCGATGCCATGCAGTACCTGCAAAGCCTCGATTGGCGCGGCAACATCCGGGAGCTGCGCAACGTGGTGGAGCGCCTCGTGATCATGGGCGGCGACCCCATCAGCGAAGACGACGCCCGCAGCTTTTCAGGCAAATAA
- a CDS encoding acyl-CoA synthetase family protein, with protein sequence MSFRAAYLRELAAVRPDTAEELALNLFRYQAECCAAYRNWLGALGCQPAQVQRLADVPFLPIEFFKTQEVVTIEPGDEWQPVQVFRSSGTTQMQRSRHLVRDPELYYQHAQRLFEQQYGPLTDWTFLTLLPSYLEQGESSLVAMVEHFVRTSGQPQQEAFFLHDHAALLRALEQAHHLGGRKIMLIGVTYALLDLAAAYPNHRTLRLPDAVLETGGMKGRRREMIREELHADLATAFSQEVIHSEYGMTELLSQAYSPGHGRFYAAPALQVLLREPTDPFSANFERASGAINVVDLANIDSCAFIETRDLGRRHPDGSFEVLGRLDNSDIRGCSQLAG encoded by the coding sequence ATGAGTTTCCGTGCTGCATACCTCCGCGAGCTGGCCGCCGTGCGCCCCGACACCGCCGAGGAGCTGGCCCTGAACCTGTTTCGCTACCAGGCCGAATGCTGCGCGGCGTACCGCAACTGGTTGGGGGCCTTGGGTTGCCAGCCTGCCCAAGTGCAGCGCTTGGCCGATGTACCCTTTCTGCCCATCGAGTTTTTCAAAACGCAGGAGGTTGTTACCATCGAGCCCGGCGACGAGTGGCAGCCCGTGCAGGTATTTCGCAGCAGCGGCACCACGCAAATGCAGCGCAGCCGCCACCTAGTGCGCGACCCTGAGCTGTACTACCAACACGCCCAACGCTTGTTCGAGCAGCAGTACGGCCCCCTAACCGACTGGACGTTTCTGACCTTGTTGCCGTCGTACCTCGAGCAAGGCGAGTCGTCGCTGGTGGCCATGGTCGAGCATTTTGTGCGCACCTCGGGCCAGCCGCAGCAAGAGGCGTTTTTTCTGCACGACCACGCCGCGCTGCTGCGGGCGCTCGAGCAGGCGCACCACCTAGGCGGCCGTAAGATTATGCTGATTGGAGTAACCTACGCCTTGCTCGACTTGGCCGCTGCCTACCCCAACCACCGGACGTTGCGCCTACCCGATGCCGTGCTGGAAACCGGCGGCATGAAAGGCCGCCGCCGCGAAATGATCAGGGAGGAGCTGCACGCCGACCTAGCAACGGCTTTTAGTCAAGAGGTTATCCACTCCGAATATGGCATGACGGAGCTGCTCTCGCAAGCGTATAGCCCCGGGCACGGCCGCTTTTATGCCGCTCCGGCATTGCAGGTGCTGCTGCGCGAACCCACCGACCCGTTCAGCGCCAACTTCGAACGTGCATCGGGTGCCATCAATGTGGTTGACCTGGCCAACATCGATAGTTGCGCCTTCATCGAAACGCGCGACCTAGGGCGCCGCCATCCGGATGGCAGCTTCGAGGTGCTTGGCCGCTTGGATAACTCCGACATCCGTGGTTGCAGCCAACTGGCAGGGTAA
- a CDS encoding alpha-ketoacid dehydrogenase subunit alpha/beta, whose product MSTAESAVASAAATLSKEELLRDYRLGWESRQASLTGRKEVFMGKAKFGIFGDGKELPQLAMARAFRPGDFRSGYYRDQTFMFATGELTLQQYFAQLYAHPDAEAEPATAGRAMNGHFATRFLDEDGNFKALVDSKNSSADISPTGGQMPRLLGLAYASKLFRQNPELQQFTQFSRNGDEVAFGTIGNASTSEGMFFEAINAAGVLQVPMLMSVWDDHYGISVPAEYQTCKQSISEILGGFQRNAPGEQGFEIFVVKGWDYAALVDTYQRAAEVCRREHVPVLVHVTELTQPQGHSTSGSHERYKSKDRLTWEQEYDCLRQMRQWILQDGHATEAELDQIENEAKDAVRKARAAAWEAFFNPIVAERNEAVQLLNNLATETGRENELHELIHQLEHNPTPIRADIMRAVRRSLRLVRDVKRSGARGELRRWHEQAVAENADRYNSHLFSQSEESALNVEEVKPEFAADAPQVDGREVLQACFDAILARDPRVFAIGEDVGRIGDVNQAFAGLQEKYGELRVTDTGIRECTIVGQGIGAAMRGLRPITEIQYLDYLLYAIQILSDDLASLQYRTKGGQKAPLIVRTRGHRLEGIWHSGSPIQMILGSIRGMHLCVPRNMTQAAGFYNTLLKSDEPAIVIEPLNGYRLKERIPSNIGEFTLPLGVPEVLKQGTDITIVTYGSMCRIVLDAAAQLEQVGISVEVIDVQTLLPFDREGVVLESIKKTSRVLFADEDVPGGATAYMMQQVVDEQGGYRYLDSQPRCLAAQAHRPPYGSDGDYFSKPNAEDVFDTVYELMQEVEPQRFPDIY is encoded by the coding sequence ATGTCCACTGCCGAATCGGCCGTAGCTTCGGCCGCCGCCACGCTTAGCAAAGAAGAACTGCTCCGCGATTACCGCCTAGGGTGGGAAAGCCGCCAGGCCTCGCTCACGGGCCGCAAGGAAGTGTTTATGGGCAAAGCCAAGTTCGGCATTTTCGGCGACGGCAAAGAGCTGCCCCAGCTGGCAATGGCGCGTGCTTTCCGCCCCGGCGACTTCCGCTCGGGTTACTACCGCGACCAAACCTTCATGTTCGCCACCGGCGAGCTGACGCTGCAGCAGTACTTCGCCCAGCTGTACGCGCACCCCGACGCCGAAGCCGAGCCCGCCACTGCTGGCCGCGCCATGAACGGCCACTTCGCTACGCGCTTCCTCGACGAAGACGGCAACTTCAAAGCCCTCGTCGACAGCAAAAATTCCTCGGCCGATATTTCGCCTACCGGTGGCCAAATGCCGCGCCTGCTGGGCCTGGCCTATGCGTCCAAGCTCTTCCGCCAAAACCCCGAGCTGCAGCAGTTCACGCAGTTTTCGCGCAACGGCGACGAGGTAGCTTTTGGTACCATCGGCAACGCCAGCACCTCCGAGGGCATGTTCTTCGAGGCCATTAACGCGGCCGGCGTGCTGCAGGTACCCATGCTCATGAGCGTGTGGGACGACCACTACGGCATTTCGGTACCGGCCGAGTACCAAACCTGCAAGCAAAGCATTTCCGAAATCCTAGGTGGTTTCCAGCGCAACGCGCCGGGCGAGCAGGGCTTCGAAATTTTTGTGGTGAAGGGTTGGGACTACGCCGCCCTCGTCGACACATACCAGCGCGCCGCCGAGGTGTGCCGCCGCGAGCACGTGCCCGTGTTGGTGCACGTAACCGAACTCACGCAGCCCCAAGGCCACTCCACCTCGGGCTCGCACGAGCGTTACAAGAGCAAAGACCGCCTCACCTGGGAGCAGGAGTACGACTGCCTGCGCCAAATGCGCCAGTGGATTCTGCAAGACGGCCACGCCACCGAGGCCGAGCTCGACCAGATTGAAAACGAAGCCAAGGATGCCGTGCGTAAAGCGCGGGCCGCTGCTTGGGAGGCCTTCTTCAACCCCATCGTTGCCGAGCGTAATGAAGCCGTGCAATTGCTCAACAACCTCGCTACCGAAACCGGCCGCGAAAACGAGCTGCACGAGCTGATCCACCAACTCGAGCACAACCCCACGCCCATCCGCGCCGACATCATGCGCGCCGTGCGCCGCTCGCTGCGCCTTGTGCGCGACGTGAAGCGCTCCGGCGCCCGCGGCGAGCTGCGCCGCTGGCACGAGCAAGCCGTGGCCGAAAACGCCGACCGCTACAACTCGCACCTGTTCAGCCAAAGCGAAGAATCGGCGCTGAACGTGGAAGAAGTAAAGCCCGAGTTTGCCGCCGATGCCCCGCAGGTCGACGGCCGCGAGGTGTTGCAAGCCTGCTTCGACGCCATCCTGGCCCGCGACCCGCGCGTTTTCGCCATTGGCGAAGACGTAGGCCGCATCGGCGACGTAAACCAGGCTTTTGCCGGCCTGCAGGAGAAGTACGGCGAGCTGCGCGTAACCGACACCGGCATTCGCGAGTGCACGATTGTGGGCCAGGGCATTGGCGCCGCCATGCGCGGCCTGCGCCCCATCACCGAAATCCAGTACCTCGATTACCTGCTGTACGCCATTCAGATTCTGTCGGATGACTTGGCCTCGCTGCAGTACCGCACCAAAGGCGGACAAAAGGCTCCGCTGATTGTGCGCACCCGCGGCCACCGCCTCGAGGGCATCTGGCACAGCGGCTCGCCCATTCAGATGATTCTGGGCTCGATTCGGGGCATGCACCTGTGCGTACCGCGCAACATGACACAGGCCGCCGGTTTTTACAACACGTTGCTGAAGAGCGACGAACCGGCCATCGTAATTGAGCCCCTGAACGGCTACCGCCTCAAGGAGCGCATCCCGAGCAACATCGGCGAGTTTACGCTGCCCCTAGGTGTGCCCGAAGTGCTGAAGCAAGGCACCGACATCACCATCGTAACCTACGGCTCCATGTGCCGCATCGTGCTCGATGCCGCCGCCCAACTGGAGCAAGTAGGCATTTCGGTGGAGGTAATCGACGTGCAGACGCTACTGCCCTTCGACCGCGAAGGCGTGGTGCTGGAGTCGATCAAGAAAACCTCGCGCGTGCTGTTCGCCGACGAAGACGTGCCCGGTGGCGCCACCGCCTACATGATGCAGCAAGTCGTGGACGAGCAAGGCGGCTACCGCTACCTCGATTCGCAGCCGCGCTGCCTCGCGGCGCAGGCCCACCGCCCGCCCTACGGCTCCGACGGCGACTACTTCTCGAAGCCCAACGCCGAGGACGTGTTCGACACCGTGTACGAGCTGATGCAGGAGGTAGAGCCGCAGCGTTTCCCCGACATTTACTAG
- a CDS encoding DUF1573 domain-containing protein codes for MLRTLTTSLLGLCLLLTALGASAQGVLEFTQTLHDFGNVAEGSVATHEFKFKNTGNQPVVIANVQASCGCTTPDWTKTPVMPGKTGFIRAAYNSAGRPGQFNKTVTVTSNAATPTMVLTIKGAVVDKAEMAKSYTAAQIAKSPKLTLDRKLHDFGKMESGQQLTAKFTVKNTGKSDLQLGSITSNCYCVSLRNQPKALKPGESATIELQYAQRQIGQMADVVTLHSNDITGPDATITLKANVVQSLSQQSMLKEGAAAVPFK; via the coding sequence ATGCTTCGTACCCTTACTACTTCGCTGCTGGGCCTGTGCCTGCTGCTCACGGCTCTAGGTGCTTCGGCCCAGGGTGTGCTCGAGTTCACCCAAACCCTGCACGATTTCGGCAACGTGGCCGAGGGCAGCGTGGCCACGCACGAGTTCAAGTTTAAGAACACCGGCAACCAACCCGTGGTAATTGCCAACGTGCAGGCCTCGTGCGGCTGCACCACCCCCGACTGGACCAAAACGCCCGTGATGCCCGGCAAAACAGGTTTCATCCGGGCCGCCTACAACAGCGCCGGCCGCCCCGGGCAATTCAACAAAACCGTAACGGTAACCAGCAACGCCGCTACGCCCACCATGGTGCTCACCATTAAAGGCGCGGTGGTGGATAAGGCCGAAATGGCCAAGAGCTACACGGCTGCGCAAATCGCCAAGTCGCCCAAGCTCACCCTCGACCGCAAGCTGCACGACTTCGGCAAGATGGAATCGGGCCAGCAGCTCACGGCCAAGTTCACGGTGAAGAACACCGGCAAAAGCGACCTGCAACTGGGCTCGATTACCTCCAACTGTTACTGCGTGTCGCTGCGCAACCAACCCAAGGCCCTGAAGCCCGGCGAGTCGGCTACCATCGAGCTGCAGTATGCGCAGCGCCAGATTGGCCAGATGGCCGATGTGGTTACGCTGCACTCGAACGATATCACCGGCCCCGACGCCACCATCACGCTCAAAGCCAACGTGGTGCAAAGCCTTTCGCAGCAAAGCATGTTGAAAGAAGGCGCAGCGGCGGTACCGTTTAAGTAA
- the ald gene encoding alanine dehydrogenase, which translates to MIIGVPKEIKNNENRVGVTPAGVAEFRKAGHTVYVQASAGEGSGFSDADYEQAGALMLPTIAEVYGQAEMIVKVKEPIQEEYQLIREGQLLFTYFHFASSEELTHAMIERKATCLAYETVELPNRSLPLLVPMSEVAGRMAPQEGAKYLEKPLKGRGILLGGVPGVRPANVLILGGGVVGTNAAKVAAGFGAQVTIMDISLNRLRELDDIMPKNVVTQYSNDYNIRAAIKEADLIIGAVLIPGAKAPHLVTRDMLKDMKPGAVVVDVAVDQGGCIETCTPTTHENPTFIIDDVVHYCVANMPGAVPYTSTLALTNATLPYAVKLANLGWREACLRDASLRLGLNVVNGEVVYKGVAEAWGLPLTNVSKILEPAHA; encoded by the coding sequence ATGATCATCGGCGTACCGAAGGAAATTAAGAATAACGAAAACCGCGTGGGCGTTACGCCCGCCGGCGTGGCCGAGTTCCGCAAGGCGGGCCACACGGTGTATGTGCAAGCCAGCGCCGGCGAAGGCAGCGGCTTCTCCGATGCCGATTACGAGCAAGCCGGTGCCCTGATGCTGCCGACCATCGCCGAGGTTTATGGCCAGGCCGAGATGATCGTGAAAGTGAAGGAGCCCATTCAGGAGGAGTACCAGCTCATCCGCGAAGGCCAGTTGCTGTTCACTTACTTCCACTTTGCCTCGTCGGAGGAGCTGACGCACGCCATGATCGAGCGCAAAGCTACCTGCTTGGCTTACGAAACCGTGGAGCTGCCCAACCGCTCGCTGCCCCTGCTGGTGCCCATGAGCGAAGTTGCCGGCCGCATGGCTCCGCAAGAAGGCGCTAAGTACCTCGAGAAACCGCTGAAAGGCCGTGGCATTCTGCTGGGTGGCGTACCCGGCGTGCGCCCTGCCAACGTGCTCATCCTGGGCGGTGGCGTAGTAGGCACCAACGCTGCCAAAGTAGCGGCTGGCTTCGGTGCTCAGGTAACCATCATGGACATCAGCCTGAACCGTCTGCGCGAGCTCGACGACATCATGCCGAAGAACGTGGTAACCCAGTACTCGAACGATTACAACATCCGCGCTGCCATCAAGGAGGCCGACCTGATCATCGGTGCTGTACTGATTCCGGGTGCTAAGGCTCCGCACCTCGTTACCCGCGACATGCTGAAGGACATGAAGCCCGGCGCGGTGGTAGTTGACGTAGCCGTTGACCAAGGCGGTTGCATCGAAACCTGCACGCCCACCACGCACGAAAACCCCACCTTCATCATCGACGATGTGGTGCACTACTGCGTAGCCAACATGCCCGGCGCGGTGCCCTACACCTCTACCCTGGCCCTCACCAACGCTACCCTGCCCTACGCCGTTAAACTGGCAAACCTGGGCTGGCGCGAGGCCTGCTTGCGCGACGCTTCGTTGCGCCTGGGCCTGAACGTGGTAAACGGCGAGGTGGTGTACAAAGGCGTAGCCGAGGCTTGGGGCCTGCCGCTCACCAACGTGAGCAAAATCCTGGAGCCCGCCCACGCGTAA
- a CDS encoding SMI1/KNR4 family protein, with protein sequence MQDITYIGEPVSDSATFKLLPFEMQAFMLQHNGMVAFLGGLHIRGCCHEPAWHSLREAWQGENAFWRTYSSVKQSDLPFAQDAVGNQFLLRRGEVWWLDTETGEMENLGVDFVRFIRGVELYPNDALDLQAVSMFTNLGAVLQPGELLAVYPPNCIKAENENFNLTRMPVDVRLTSLANLYQQIRRLKPGQKIRLRKDY encoded by the coding sequence ATGCAAGACATCACCTATATCGGCGAGCCGGTTTCCGATTCGGCCACCTTTAAGCTGCTGCCGTTTGAAATGCAGGCGTTTATGCTGCAGCACAACGGCATGGTTGCCTTTTTGGGCGGCCTGCACATTCGGGGTTGCTGCCACGAGCCCGCCTGGCACTCGCTGCGCGAGGCCTGGCAAGGCGAAAACGCGTTTTGGCGCACTTACTCCAGCGTAAAGCAAAGCGACTTGCCTTTTGCCCAGGATGCAGTGGGCAACCAGTTTTTGCTCCGCCGCGGCGAGGTATGGTGGCTCGATACCGAAACCGGCGAAATGGAAAACCTGGGCGTGGACTTCGTGCGGTTTATCCGCGGGGTGGAGCTGTACCCCAACGACGCCCTCGACCTGCAGGCCGTTTCTATGTTTACCAACCTAGGGGCTGTGCTGCAACCCGGTGAGCTGTTGGCCGTGTACCCGCCCAACTGCATCAAGGCCGAAAACGAGAACTTCAACCTCACGCGCATGCCGGTAGATGTGCGCCTGACTTCGTTGGCCAACCTGTACCAGCAAATCCGCCGCCTCAAGCCGGGCCAAAAAATTCGCCTGCGCAAAGACTATTAA
- a CDS encoding LTA synthase family protein — protein MPSSLLQLLLRRFALLLAAYLLLRGGFYAANYSVFAEASVGQTLLAFWHGFRFDLSALLLLNVPFLLLSLIPAYGRTWQRTLRGVYLTLNAPGLALNIIDSQYFKFIGRRTSDELFTITGDIERQAGQLVWHYWFLVPPFVLLFGLLWYFYPMPKAAPPVQSNPRGALRRMAVAMLELTLVAGLAVLGMRGGLQLKPLRPGHAFVQTPPTLGHLALNSTFTFIKSIGQKVLERREFFTNPAALQQALGASYPAPRPQPATTRPHNVLILLVEGFASEYNGIENPGQRSYTPFFDSLATQGLLFREHYANGRRSIESLPAILAGLPALMESPYITSNFQTNELHGLGELLGRRGYATSVFHGAQNGTMGFNVFASKAGIQQYFGLQDYPNGAKSPDYDGHWGIFDEPYLQYFAQQLTQQRQPFFSTVFTLTSHEPFPVPAQYQGQFSPGKLPIHASIGYTDFALRRFFQTASKQPWYRNTLFVLLADHTSQSLQPDYQNLLGSYKTPLLLFHPSRQLPAADVHRITQQADVPATVLDYLGFGADASQLLPFGYSVFDNRVTGRAVFLSGNTYYLVHRDYVTELTTDNQVRLYPYRTHNMPAQPLAQPPRDKQQAYGNELRALVQFFTNGLLDNTLYPKPATPATVARTL, from the coding sequence ATGCCCTCTTCTTTGCTGCAACTGCTGCTCCGGCGCTTTGCGCTGCTGCTGGCTGCTTACCTGCTGCTGCGCGGCGGGTTTTACGCGGCCAACTACAGCGTATTTGCCGAGGCCTCGGTGGGGCAAACGTTGCTGGCGTTCTGGCACGGCTTCCGATTCGATTTATCGGCGCTGCTGCTGCTCAACGTTCCGTTCTTGCTGTTGTCGCTGATACCGGCCTACGGGCGCACCTGGCAGCGCACTTTGCGCGGCGTGTACCTCACGCTGAACGCGCCCGGCCTGGCCCTGAACATCATCGACAGCCAGTACTTTAAGTTTATCGGGCGGCGCACCTCCGATGAGCTGTTCACCATCACCGGCGACATCGAGCGCCAGGCTGGGCAGCTGGTGTGGCATTACTGGTTTCTGGTGCCGCCGTTTGTGCTGCTGTTTGGGTTGCTGTGGTATTTCTACCCCATGCCCAAAGCCGCCCCGCCAGTGCAAAGCAACCCGCGCGGTGCCCTGCGCCGCATGGCGGTAGCCATGCTGGAGCTTACGCTGGTGGCTGGGTTGGCCGTGCTGGGCATGCGGGGTGGGCTGCAGCTGAAGCCATTGCGGCCTGGCCACGCCTTTGTGCAAACGCCGCCCACCCTAGGTCATTTGGCCCTAAACAGCACCTTTACTTTTATTAAAAGCATTGGGCAGAAGGTGTTGGAGCGGCGCGAGTTTTTCACCAACCCTGCTGCCCTGCAACAAGCCCTAGGTGCCAGCTACCCCGCGCCGCGCCCGCAGCCCGCTACCACCCGCCCCCACAACGTGTTGATTTTGCTGGTGGAAGGTTTTGCCTCGGAGTACAACGGCATCGAAAACCCCGGGCAGCGCAGCTACACGCCGTTTTTCGATTCGCTGGCAACGCAGGGGCTGCTGTTTCGGGAGCACTACGCCAACGGCCGCCGCTCTATCGAGTCGTTGCCCGCCATCTTGGCCGGCTTGCCGGCCCTGATGGAGTCGCCCTATATCACCTCCAACTTCCAGACAAACGAGCTGCACGGCTTGGGCGAGCTGCTGGGGCGCCGCGGCTACGCTACGTCGGTTTTTCACGGGGCCCAAAACGGTACTATGGGCTTCAACGTGTTTGCCAGCAAGGCCGGTATTCAGCAGTACTTTGGCCTGCAAGACTACCCCAACGGCGCCAAAAGCCCCGACTACGACGGGCACTGGGGCATTTTCGACGAGCCGTACCTGCAGTATTTCGCGCAGCAGCTTACGCAGCAACGGCAGCCGTTTTTCTCGACGGTGTTCACGCTCACCTCGCACGAGCCGTTTCCGGTGCCAGCGCAGTACCAAGGGCAGTTTTCGCCGGGCAAGCTGCCCATCCATGCCTCCATCGGCTACACCGATTTTGCCCTGCGGCGCTTTTTTCAAACCGCCAGCAAACAACCTTGGTACCGCAACACGCTGTTCGTTCTGCTCGCCGACCACACTTCGCAAAGCTTGCAGCCCGATTACCAGAACCTGCTAGGCTCGTACAAAACGCCGCTGCTGCTGTTCCACCCCAGCCGGCAACTGCCCGCCGCCGATGTGCACCGCATCACGCAGCAAGCCGATGTGCCCGCCACCGTACTCGATTACCTAGGTTTCGGGGCCGATGCCAGCCAGCTGCTGCCGTTTGGGTATTCGGTGTTCGACAACCGGGTAACCGGTCGTGCGGTGTTCTTATCGGGCAACACTTACTACCTGGTGCACCGCGACTACGTAACCGAGCTGACGACCGACAATCAGGTGCGCCTTTACCCCTACCGCACCCACAATATGCCCGCCCAGCCGCTGGCTCAGCCACCTAGGGATAAACAACAGGCTTACGGCAACGAGCTACGCGCATTGGTGCAATTCTTTACCAATGGGCTGCTTGATAACACTTTGTATCCGAAGCCGGCCACGCCTGCAACTGTAGCGCGGACATTGTAG